In Phragmites australis chromosome 17, lpPhrAust1.1, whole genome shotgun sequence, the following are encoded in one genomic region:
- the LOC133897520 gene encoding sulfite exporter TauE/SafE family protein 3-like: MGRRWHAVAAIGVAFAAAAAAVAADRGLSLSLAGAVVAPEEEMGLLQKVANLMRKIDGNSYQHVWPPMEFGWQIILGSLIGFFGAAFGSVGGVGGGGIFVPMLTLIIGFDAKSSTAISKCMIMGASVSTVYYNLKLKHPTLDMPVIDYDLAVLIQPMLMLGISIGVIFNVIFPDWLVTVLLIILFLGTSTKAFLKGVETWKKETIIKREEAKRLEQTSEEAQYVPLPTGPGAGADKKIPSDEATSIMKNVHWKEFGLLSFVWVSFLVLQITKNYTATCSPWYWVLNLLQVPVSVGVTMYEGLGLMSGKRVLSSKGSEQTTLKFHQVFIYGLFGIAAGLVGGLLGLGGGFIMGPLFLELGIPPQVSSATATFAMMFSSSMSVAEYYLLSRFPVPYAIYFIIVTFIAAIVGQQVVRKLINWLGRASLIIFILAFMIFVSAISLGGVGISDMIHKIERHEYMGFEDLCKYDA, encoded by the exons ATGGGGAGGAGGTGGCACGCCGTTGCCGCCATCGGCGTCGCGTttgcggccgccgccgcggccgtcgCCGCGGACCGGGGGCTCTCGCTGTCGCTGGCCGGCGCCGTGGTGGCCccggaggaggagatgggccTGCTGCAGAAGGTCGCCAATCTGATGAGGAAGATCGATGGCAACTCGTACCAACACGTTTGGCCG CCAATGGAATTTGGATGGCAAATTATTCTGGGTTCACTGATCGGATTCTTCGGCGCGGCATTCGGGAGCGTTGGTGGCGTTGGTGGTGGCGGGATCTTTGTGCCGATGCTGACGCTGATCATTGGGTTTGATGCGAAGTCGTCAACTGCGATATCAAAGT GTATGATCATGGGAGCATCTGTTTCGACAGTCTACTACAATCTCAAGCTGAAACATCCGACTTTGGACATGCCGGTGATCGATTATGACCTAGCAGTGCTCATCCAGCCTATGCTAATGCTTGGGATCAGCATTGGTGTTATTTTCAATGTTATATTCCCTGACTGGCTGGTCACAGTTCTCCTGATAATCCTTTTCCTAG GCACATCAACTAAAGCCTTTCTGAAGGGAGTTGAGACATGGAAGAAAGAGACAATAATCAAAAGG GAGGAAGCAAAACGGTTGGAGCAAACAA GTGAGGAAGCACAATATGTACCACTCCCTACTGGACCAGGTGCGGGAGCTGACAAAAAAATCCCTTCAGATGAGGCG ACATCAATTATGAAGAACGTTCACTGGAAGGAGTTTGGTCTTCTTTCATTTGTGTGGGTGTCGTTCCTTGTGCTTCAGATCACAAAG AACTACACGGCTACTTGCTCCCCATGGTACTGGGTCTTGAACCTTCTCCAG GTCCCAGTGTCAGTAGGAGTGACAATGTACGAAGGGCTTGGGCTGATGAGTGGGAAGAGGGTGTTATCATCGAAGGGAAGTGAACAAACTACCCTGAAATTTCATCAGGTATTCATATACGGCCTATTCGGTATCGCTGCTGGACTCGTCGGTGGTCTGCTAGGTCTTGGAGGTGGCTTTATTATGGGGCCACTGTTCTTGGAGCTGGGCATCCCTCCCCAG GTTTCAAGTGCCACTGCCACATTTGCAATGATGTTCTCATCTTCCATGTCGGTTGCTGAATACTACCTCTTGAGCCGGTTTCCTGTGCCTTACG CTATTTATTTCATTATTGTGACGTTCATTGCTGCCATCGTCGGCCAGCAGGTGGTGAGGAAGTTGATCAACTGGTTAGGGCGGGCATCACTTATCATCTTCATATTGGCTTTCATGATCTTCGTCAGCGCGATTTCTCTTG GTGGGGTGGGCATCTCAGACATGATTCACAAGATTGAGCGACATGAGTACATGGGGTTCGAGGACCTTTGCAAGTACGATGCATAG
- the LOC133897516 gene encoding uncharacterized protein LOC133897516 — protein MQKLLRKSGSPSTGSTPQPITVAQLRQMRDEFSDTAPHYGGQKEIWDALRAASESDVYLAQVIVESAGIIVSNVDLTLWYDERGAKYELPKYVLSERTNLIQDS, from the exons ATGCAGAAGTTACTAAGAAAGTCAGGAAGCCCAAGTACTGGAAGCACCCCCCAACCGATAACAGTGGCCCAGCTCAGGCAGATGCGTGACGAGTTTTCGGACACGGCTCCTCACTATGGTGGTCAGAAAG AAATTTGGGATGCCCTTCGAGCTGCATCAGAATCTGATGTATACCTTGCACAGGTTATTGTGGAAAGTGCAGGCATAATTGTTTCTAATGTTGATCTGACTCTCTGGTATGATGAAAGGG GTGCTAAATATGAACTGCCCAAGTATGTTCTGAGTGAACGAACCAACCTGATCCAAGACAGCTGA